Proteins encoded by one window of Haematobia irritans isolate KBUSLIRL chromosome 2, ASM5000362v1, whole genome shotgun sequence:
- the Ttc7 gene encoding tetratricopeptide repeat domain 7 isoform X1 produces MRNTTKVEALIENCRSEGKWQRVIELTDELKTGSPNNECLAHFLVGEARLESYLEENAPIESNFGKAKTGLSDARRSLNLVTGENGQKAGIALDAYLLLAKLCYACGEYEKSLENFVKAELNTLAEKELTLRSLKILAESYAIKGLCLENQTSKPSSKFKKAEKEAEMISCFERATDLGLLYLQEQDIATYASSANSTGGSTLAINASVQQSASNMAISSTIPANPLELNRRMGAILETALQRAPIVLIKAGKLLEAIDRYRAMLNAIETKTTQSLRLTLSRQLAEVLLRGVSGTIYTAPFQKKQGTGSTLKSGGTSKKLWKPRRYAARNQFVPRNQQEETILLLLIAEALAVRDTVLSQSPEFKVARTHAMGNATAVYDLLTLATVRWGLVQLLNESFEKALKFSFGEQHVWRQYGISLMAAGKNMHALRVLQESMRLNTSDHLPCLLAAKLCFESLGLIKEGLDYAQQALKRETKGLRPSRSQLYVGIGYQQLAIQSMLKVEKENYNKLALEALEKAVQNDGNDHLCEYYLSLQYALLNNIPEAMTHIRFALALRTEHAPSLHLFALLLTASRRPREALVVTEDALEEFPDNLNLLHVKAHLQLYLQDAEIALATVQRMLAIWRELYEGQVNVEEEKHSDTKSLILHVPSSQMSDKDSRQEETPCGQFGNPCNYPVSRVEQALSEAASSLSSFTPKPGPQRPWMIQIKIWLLLADVYLTIEQPAEALNCIHEASQIYPLSHQIMYMRGLVCVFQEQWNEAKQCFLNAVAANPNHTEALRALGETHHVLGEPRLAEKLLKDAAKIDPSCPKIWFALGKVLESLGEFTASADCMATALQLEPTCPILPFTSIALTFD; encoded by the exons ATGCGTAATACTACGAAGGTTGAAgcattaatagaaaattgtcgCAGCGAGGGTAAATGGCAACGTGTGATTGAATTAACTGATGAATTAAAAACTGGTTCCCCTAACAATG AGTGTCTAGCTCACTTCCTGGTGGGAGAAGCCCGTTTGGAATCCTATCTGGAAGAGAATGCTCCTATCGAAAGTAATTTTGGCAAAGCCAAAACTGGTTTGAGTGATGCCAGACGCAGTCTCAATCTAGTCACTGGTGAAAATGGACAAAAAGCTGGTATCGCATTGGATGCATATCTGCTGTTGGCTAAGTTGTGTTATGCTTGTGGGGAATATGAGAAAAGTttggagaattttgtaaaagctGAGTTAAATACTCTAGCTGAGAAGGAACTAACCTT acGAAGTCTAAAAATACTCGCTGAATCATATGCAATTAAGGGATTGTGTTTGGAAAATCAAACTTCAAAGCCATCATCGAAGTTCAAAAAAGCGGAAAAAGAGGCAGAAATG ATTTCTTGTTTTGAACGTGCCACCGATTTGGGTCTATTGTATCTTCAAGAACAGGATATTGCTACATATGCATCATCGGCTAATAGTACGGGCGGCTCCACTTTGGCCATTAATGCAAGTGTTCAACAGTCGGCCAGCAATATGGCAATAAGTTCCACAATCCCCGCAAATCCTTTAGAGCTAAATAGACGAATGGGTGCAATACTTGAGACAGCTTTACAACGAGCTCCAATTGTCCTCATAAAAGCTGGCAAGCTATTGGAGGCAATTGATCGTTATCGTGCTATGCTAAATGCAATCGAAACCAAAACTACACAATCTCTGCGTTTGACATTGTCCCGGCAATTGGCGGAAGTGTTGTTGAGAGGTGTTTCCGGAACCATATATACTGCACCATTCCAAAAAAAGCAGGGAACTGGCTCCACATTAAAGTCAGGAGGTACTTCCAAGAAATTATGGAAACCTAGACGATACGCTGCTAGGAATCAATTTGTACCACGTAATCAGCAAGAAGAAACAattcttcttttgctcatagctGAAGCATTGGCGGTAAGGGATACAGTATTATCTCAAAGCCCTGAATTTAAAGTTGCTCGGACTCATGCTATGGGAAATGCCACTGCAGTATACGATCTTCTAACTTTGGCCACAGTACGTTGGGGACTTGTGCAATTATTGAATGAATCATTCGAGAAAGCATTGAAATTCTCATTTGGAGAACAACATGTTTGGCGTCAGTATGGTATTTCTCTTATGGCTGCTGGGAAGAATATGCACGCTTTAAGGGTATTACAGGAATCAATGAGGCTTAATACCAGTGATCATTTGCCTTGTTTATTGGCtgcaaaattgtgtttcgaGTCACTAGGTTTGATTAAAGAAGGTTTGGACTATGCCCAACAGGCTTTGAAAAGAGAAACCAAAG GTTTAAGACCCTCAAGATCTCAACTATATGTCGGCATTGGTTATCAGCAATTGGCCATACAGAGTATGCTTAAAGTTGAAAAGgaaaactataacaaattaGCTCTTGAAGCCCTAGAAAAAGCTGTACAGAATGATGGCAATGATCATTTGTGCGAATACTATTTATCCCTTCAATACGCTCTTCTCAATAACATTCCCGAAGCTATGACGCATATACGTTTTGCTTTAGCACTACGTACAGAACATGCTCCAAGTTTACATTTATTTGCTCTATTATTGACTGCTTCTCGTCGCCCGCGAGAGGCTTTGGTGGTCACTGAAGATGCATTGGAGGAATTTCCTGATAATTTAAATCTTCTGCATGTAAAAGCTCATTTGCAGTTGTACTTACAGGATGCTGAAATAGCATTGGCTACAGTTCAGCGTATGCTTGCTATATGGCGAGAATTGTACGAAGGACAAGTGAATGTTGAAGAGGAGAAACATTCCGATACTAAAAGTTTAATATTACACGTACCATCATCACAAATGTCGGATAAAGATTCAA gACAAGAAGAGACTCCTTGTGGACAATTTGGGAATCCTTGTAATTACCCAG TGTCTCGCGTGGAACAAGCTTTAAGTGAGGCAGCAAGTTCCTTGAGTTCGTTTACACCTAAACCTGGACCCCAAAGACCCTGGATGATACAAATTAAG ATTTGGTTACTTTTGGCCGATGTTTATTTGACGATAGAACAACCAGCAGAAGCTCTAAACTGCATACATGAAGCTTCACAAATATATCCATTATCGCATCAGATCATGTATATG CGTGGACTTGTTTGTGTTTTCCAAGAACAGTGGAATGAGGCTAAGCAATGCTTCTTAAATGCAGTTGCTGCTAACCCAAATCACACCGAAGCCCTGCGAGCTTTGGGCGAAACACATCATGTTTTAGGTGAACCTCGTTTGGCAGAGAAATTACTCAAAGATGCAGCTAAAATAGATCCAAGCTGTCCCAAAATATG GTTTGCTCTGGGGAAAGTCTTAGAAAGTTTAGGCGAATTTACAGCATCAGCGGATTGCATGGCCACAGCATTACAATTAGAACCCACATGTCCTATACTTCCATTTACTTCCATTGCTTTAACATTTGATTAA
- the Ttc7 gene encoding tetratricopeptide repeat domain 7 isoform X2 — protein sequence MRNTTKVEALIENCRSEGKWQRVIELTDELKTGSPNNECLAHFLVGEARLESYLEENAPIESNFGKAKTGLSDARRSLNLVTGENGQKAGIALDAYLLLAKLCYACGEYEKSLENFVKAELNTLAEKELTLRSLKILAESYAIKGLCLENQTSKPSSKFKKAEKEAEMISCFERATDLGLLYLQEQDIATYASSANSTGGSTLAINASVQQSASNMAISSTIPANPLELNRRMGAILETALQRAPIVLIKAGKLLEAIDRYRAMLNAIETKTTQSLRLTLSRQLAEVLLRGVSGTIYTAPFQKKQGTGSTLKSGGTSKKLWKPRRYAARNQFVPRNQQEETILLLLIAEALAVRDTVLSQSPEFKVARTHAMGNATAVYDLLTLATVRWGLVQLLNESFEKALKFSFGEQHVWRQYGISLMAAGKNMHALRVLQESMRLNTSDHLPCLLAAKLCFESLGLIKEGLDYAQQALKRETKGLRPSRSQLYVGIGYQQLAIQSMLKVEKENYNKLALEALEKAVQNDGNDHLCEYYLSLQYALLNNIPEAMTHIRFALALRTEHAPSLHLFALLLTASRRPREALVVTEDALEEFPDNLNLLHVKAHLQLYLQDAEIALATVQRMLAIWRELYEGQVNVEEEKHSDTKSLILHVPSSQMSDKDSNSVYAASLAAVSRVEQALSEAASSLSSFTPKPGPQRPWMIQIKIWLLLADVYLTIEQPAEALNCIHEASQIYPLSHQIMYMRGLVCVFQEQWNEAKQCFLNAVAANPNHTEALRALGETHHVLGEPRLAEKLLKDAAKIDPSCPKIWFALGKVLESLGEFTASADCMATALQLEPTCPILPFTSIALTFD from the exons ATGCGTAATACTACGAAGGTTGAAgcattaatagaaaattgtcgCAGCGAGGGTAAATGGCAACGTGTGATTGAATTAACTGATGAATTAAAAACTGGTTCCCCTAACAATG AGTGTCTAGCTCACTTCCTGGTGGGAGAAGCCCGTTTGGAATCCTATCTGGAAGAGAATGCTCCTATCGAAAGTAATTTTGGCAAAGCCAAAACTGGTTTGAGTGATGCCAGACGCAGTCTCAATCTAGTCACTGGTGAAAATGGACAAAAAGCTGGTATCGCATTGGATGCATATCTGCTGTTGGCTAAGTTGTGTTATGCTTGTGGGGAATATGAGAAAAGTttggagaattttgtaaaagctGAGTTAAATACTCTAGCTGAGAAGGAACTAACCTT acGAAGTCTAAAAATACTCGCTGAATCATATGCAATTAAGGGATTGTGTTTGGAAAATCAAACTTCAAAGCCATCATCGAAGTTCAAAAAAGCGGAAAAAGAGGCAGAAATG ATTTCTTGTTTTGAACGTGCCACCGATTTGGGTCTATTGTATCTTCAAGAACAGGATATTGCTACATATGCATCATCGGCTAATAGTACGGGCGGCTCCACTTTGGCCATTAATGCAAGTGTTCAACAGTCGGCCAGCAATATGGCAATAAGTTCCACAATCCCCGCAAATCCTTTAGAGCTAAATAGACGAATGGGTGCAATACTTGAGACAGCTTTACAACGAGCTCCAATTGTCCTCATAAAAGCTGGCAAGCTATTGGAGGCAATTGATCGTTATCGTGCTATGCTAAATGCAATCGAAACCAAAACTACACAATCTCTGCGTTTGACATTGTCCCGGCAATTGGCGGAAGTGTTGTTGAGAGGTGTTTCCGGAACCATATATACTGCACCATTCCAAAAAAAGCAGGGAACTGGCTCCACATTAAAGTCAGGAGGTACTTCCAAGAAATTATGGAAACCTAGACGATACGCTGCTAGGAATCAATTTGTACCACGTAATCAGCAAGAAGAAACAattcttcttttgctcatagctGAAGCATTGGCGGTAAGGGATACAGTATTATCTCAAAGCCCTGAATTTAAAGTTGCTCGGACTCATGCTATGGGAAATGCCACTGCAGTATACGATCTTCTAACTTTGGCCACAGTACGTTGGGGACTTGTGCAATTATTGAATGAATCATTCGAGAAAGCATTGAAATTCTCATTTGGAGAACAACATGTTTGGCGTCAGTATGGTATTTCTCTTATGGCTGCTGGGAAGAATATGCACGCTTTAAGGGTATTACAGGAATCAATGAGGCTTAATACCAGTGATCATTTGCCTTGTTTATTGGCtgcaaaattgtgtttcgaGTCACTAGGTTTGATTAAAGAAGGTTTGGACTATGCCCAACAGGCTTTGAAAAGAGAAACCAAAG GTTTAAGACCCTCAAGATCTCAACTATATGTCGGCATTGGTTATCAGCAATTGGCCATACAGAGTATGCTTAAAGTTGAAAAGgaaaactataacaaattaGCTCTTGAAGCCCTAGAAAAAGCTGTACAGAATGATGGCAATGATCATTTGTGCGAATACTATTTATCCCTTCAATACGCTCTTCTCAATAACATTCCCGAAGCTATGACGCATATACGTTTTGCTTTAGCACTACGTACAGAACATGCTCCAAGTTTACATTTATTTGCTCTATTATTGACTGCTTCTCGTCGCCCGCGAGAGGCTTTGGTGGTCACTGAAGATGCATTGGAGGAATTTCCTGATAATTTAAATCTTCTGCATGTAAAAGCTCATTTGCAGTTGTACTTACAGGATGCTGAAATAGCATTGGCTACAGTTCAGCGTATGCTTGCTATATGGCGAGAATTGTACGAAGGACAAGTGAATGTTGAAGAGGAGAAACATTCCGATACTAAAAGTTTAATATTACACGTACCATCATCACAAATGTCGGATAAAGATTCAA attctgtTTATGCGGCTTCCTTGGCGGCAGTGTCTCGCGTGGAACAAGCTTTAAGTGAGGCAGCAAGTTCCTTGAGTTCGTTTACACCTAAACCTGGACCCCAAAGACCCTGGATGATACAAATTAAG ATTTGGTTACTTTTGGCCGATGTTTATTTGACGATAGAACAACCAGCAGAAGCTCTAAACTGCATACATGAAGCTTCACAAATATATCCATTATCGCATCAGATCATGTATATG CGTGGACTTGTTTGTGTTTTCCAAGAACAGTGGAATGAGGCTAAGCAATGCTTCTTAAATGCAGTTGCTGCTAACCCAAATCACACCGAAGCCCTGCGAGCTTTGGGCGAAACACATCATGTTTTAGGTGAACCTCGTTTGGCAGAGAAATTACTCAAAGATGCAGCTAAAATAGATCCAAGCTGTCCCAAAATATG GTTTGCTCTGGGGAAAGTCTTAGAAAGTTTAGGCGAATTTACAGCATCAGCGGATTGCATGGCCACAGCATTACAATTAGAACCCACATGTCCTATACTTCCATTTACTTCCATTGCTTTAACATTTGATTAA
- the Ttc7 gene encoding tetratricopeptide repeat domain 7 isoform X4 produces MRNTTKVEALIENCRSEGKWQRVIELTDELKTGSPNNECLAHFLVGEARLESYLEENAPIESNFGKAKTGLSDARRSLNLVTGENGQKAGIALDAYLLLAKLCYACGEYEKSLENFVKAELNTLAEKELTLRSLKILAESYAIKGLCLENQTSKPSSKFKKAEKEAEMISCFERATDLGLLYLQEQDIATYASSANSTGGSTLAINASVQQSASNMAISSTIPANPLELNRRMGAILETALQRAPIVLIKAGKLLEAIDRYRAMLNAIETKTTQSLRLTLSRQLAEVLLRGVSGTIYTAPFQKKQGTGSTLKSGGTSKKLWKPRRYAARNQFVPRNQQEETILLLLIAEALAVRDTVLSQSPEFKVARTHAMGNATAVYDLLTLATVRWGLVQLLNESFEKALKFSFGEQHVWRQYGISLMAAGKNMHALRVLQESMRLNTSDHLPCLLAAKLCFESLGLIKEGLDYAQQALKRETKGLRPSRSQLYVGIGYQQLAIQSMLKVEKENYNKLALEALEKAVQNDGNDHLCEYYLSLQYALLNNIPEAMTHIRFALALRTEHAPSLHLFALLLTASRRPREALVVTEDALEEFPDNLNLLHVKAHLQLYLQDAEIALATVQRMLAIWRELYEGQVNVEEEKHSDTKSLILHVPSSQMSDKDSTLSEAASSLSSFTPKPGPQRPWMIQIKIWLLLADVYLTIEQPAEALNCIHEASQIYPLSHQIMYMRGLVCVFQEQWNEAKQCFLNAVAANPNHTEALRALGETHHVLGEPRLAEKLLKDAAKIDPSCPKIWFALGKVLESLGEFTASADCMATALQLEPTCPILPFTSIALTFD; encoded by the exons ATGCGTAATACTACGAAGGTTGAAgcattaatagaaaattgtcgCAGCGAGGGTAAATGGCAACGTGTGATTGAATTAACTGATGAATTAAAAACTGGTTCCCCTAACAATG AGTGTCTAGCTCACTTCCTGGTGGGAGAAGCCCGTTTGGAATCCTATCTGGAAGAGAATGCTCCTATCGAAAGTAATTTTGGCAAAGCCAAAACTGGTTTGAGTGATGCCAGACGCAGTCTCAATCTAGTCACTGGTGAAAATGGACAAAAAGCTGGTATCGCATTGGATGCATATCTGCTGTTGGCTAAGTTGTGTTATGCTTGTGGGGAATATGAGAAAAGTttggagaattttgtaaaagctGAGTTAAATACTCTAGCTGAGAAGGAACTAACCTT acGAAGTCTAAAAATACTCGCTGAATCATATGCAATTAAGGGATTGTGTTTGGAAAATCAAACTTCAAAGCCATCATCGAAGTTCAAAAAAGCGGAAAAAGAGGCAGAAATG ATTTCTTGTTTTGAACGTGCCACCGATTTGGGTCTATTGTATCTTCAAGAACAGGATATTGCTACATATGCATCATCGGCTAATAGTACGGGCGGCTCCACTTTGGCCATTAATGCAAGTGTTCAACAGTCGGCCAGCAATATGGCAATAAGTTCCACAATCCCCGCAAATCCTTTAGAGCTAAATAGACGAATGGGTGCAATACTTGAGACAGCTTTACAACGAGCTCCAATTGTCCTCATAAAAGCTGGCAAGCTATTGGAGGCAATTGATCGTTATCGTGCTATGCTAAATGCAATCGAAACCAAAACTACACAATCTCTGCGTTTGACATTGTCCCGGCAATTGGCGGAAGTGTTGTTGAGAGGTGTTTCCGGAACCATATATACTGCACCATTCCAAAAAAAGCAGGGAACTGGCTCCACATTAAAGTCAGGAGGTACTTCCAAGAAATTATGGAAACCTAGACGATACGCTGCTAGGAATCAATTTGTACCACGTAATCAGCAAGAAGAAACAattcttcttttgctcatagctGAAGCATTGGCGGTAAGGGATACAGTATTATCTCAAAGCCCTGAATTTAAAGTTGCTCGGACTCATGCTATGGGAAATGCCACTGCAGTATACGATCTTCTAACTTTGGCCACAGTACGTTGGGGACTTGTGCAATTATTGAATGAATCATTCGAGAAAGCATTGAAATTCTCATTTGGAGAACAACATGTTTGGCGTCAGTATGGTATTTCTCTTATGGCTGCTGGGAAGAATATGCACGCTTTAAGGGTATTACAGGAATCAATGAGGCTTAATACCAGTGATCATTTGCCTTGTTTATTGGCtgcaaaattgtgtttcgaGTCACTAGGTTTGATTAAAGAAGGTTTGGACTATGCCCAACAGGCTTTGAAAAGAGAAACCAAAG GTTTAAGACCCTCAAGATCTCAACTATATGTCGGCATTGGTTATCAGCAATTGGCCATACAGAGTATGCTTAAAGTTGAAAAGgaaaactataacaaattaGCTCTTGAAGCCCTAGAAAAAGCTGTACAGAATGATGGCAATGATCATTTGTGCGAATACTATTTATCCCTTCAATACGCTCTTCTCAATAACATTCCCGAAGCTATGACGCATATACGTTTTGCTTTAGCACTACGTACAGAACATGCTCCAAGTTTACATTTATTTGCTCTATTATTGACTGCTTCTCGTCGCCCGCGAGAGGCTTTGGTGGTCACTGAAGATGCATTGGAGGAATTTCCTGATAATTTAAATCTTCTGCATGTAAAAGCTCATTTGCAGTTGTACTTACAGGATGCTGAAATAGCATTGGCTACAGTTCAGCGTATGCTTGCTATATGGCGAGAATTGTACGAAGGACAAGTGAATGTTGAAGAGGAGAAACATTCCGATACTAAAAGTTTAATATTACACGTACCATCATCACAAATGTCGGATAAAGATTCAA CTTTAAGTGAGGCAGCAAGTTCCTTGAGTTCGTTTACACCTAAACCTGGACCCCAAAGACCCTGGATGATACAAATTAAG ATTTGGTTACTTTTGGCCGATGTTTATTTGACGATAGAACAACCAGCAGAAGCTCTAAACTGCATACATGAAGCTTCACAAATATATCCATTATCGCATCAGATCATGTATATG CGTGGACTTGTTTGTGTTTTCCAAGAACAGTGGAATGAGGCTAAGCAATGCTTCTTAAATGCAGTTGCTGCTAACCCAAATCACACCGAAGCCCTGCGAGCTTTGGGCGAAACACATCATGTTTTAGGTGAACCTCGTTTGGCAGAGAAATTACTCAAAGATGCAGCTAAAATAGATCCAAGCTGTCCCAAAATATG GTTTGCTCTGGGGAAAGTCTTAGAAAGTTTAGGCGAATTTACAGCATCAGCGGATTGCATGGCCACAGCATTACAATTAGAACCCACATGTCCTATACTTCCATTTACTTCCATTGCTTTAACATTTGATTAA
- the Ttc7 gene encoding tetratricopeptide repeat domain 7 isoform X3 → MRNTTKVEALIENCRSEGKWQRVIELTDELKTGSPNNECLAHFLVGEARLESYLEENAPIESNFGKAKTGLSDARRSLNLVTGENGQKAGIALDAYLLLAKLCYACGEYEKSLENFVKAELNTLAEKELTLRSLKILAESYAIKGLCLENQTSKPSSKFKKAEKEAEMISCFERATDLGLLYLQEQDIATYASSANSTGGSTLAINASVQQSASNMAISSTIPANPLELNRRMGAILETALQRAPIVLIKAGKLLEAIDRYRAMLNAIETKTTQSLRLTLSRQLAEVLLRGVSGTIYTAPFQKKQGTGSTLKSGGTSKKLWKPRRYAARNQFVPRNQQEETILLLLIAEALAVRDTVLSQSPEFKVARTHAMGNATAVYDLLTLATVRWGLVQLLNESFEKALKFSFGEQHVWRQYGISLMAAGKNMHALRVLQESMRLNTSDHLPCLLAAKLCFESLGLIKEGLDYAQQALKRETKGLRPSRSQLYVGIGYQQLAIQSMLKVEKENYNKLALEALEKAVQNDGNDHLCEYYLSLQYALLNNIPEAMTHIRFALALRTEHAPSLHLFALLLTASRRPREALVVTEDALEEFPDNLNLLHVKAHLQLYLQDAEIALATVQRMLAIWRELYEGQVNVEEEKHSDTKSLILHVPSSQMSDKDSMSRVEQALSEAASSLSSFTPKPGPQRPWMIQIKIWLLLADVYLTIEQPAEALNCIHEASQIYPLSHQIMYMRGLVCVFQEQWNEAKQCFLNAVAANPNHTEALRALGETHHVLGEPRLAEKLLKDAAKIDPSCPKIWFALGKVLESLGEFTASADCMATALQLEPTCPILPFTSIALTFD, encoded by the exons ATGCGTAATACTACGAAGGTTGAAgcattaatagaaaattgtcgCAGCGAGGGTAAATGGCAACGTGTGATTGAATTAACTGATGAATTAAAAACTGGTTCCCCTAACAATG AGTGTCTAGCTCACTTCCTGGTGGGAGAAGCCCGTTTGGAATCCTATCTGGAAGAGAATGCTCCTATCGAAAGTAATTTTGGCAAAGCCAAAACTGGTTTGAGTGATGCCAGACGCAGTCTCAATCTAGTCACTGGTGAAAATGGACAAAAAGCTGGTATCGCATTGGATGCATATCTGCTGTTGGCTAAGTTGTGTTATGCTTGTGGGGAATATGAGAAAAGTttggagaattttgtaaaagctGAGTTAAATACTCTAGCTGAGAAGGAACTAACCTT acGAAGTCTAAAAATACTCGCTGAATCATATGCAATTAAGGGATTGTGTTTGGAAAATCAAACTTCAAAGCCATCATCGAAGTTCAAAAAAGCGGAAAAAGAGGCAGAAATG ATTTCTTGTTTTGAACGTGCCACCGATTTGGGTCTATTGTATCTTCAAGAACAGGATATTGCTACATATGCATCATCGGCTAATAGTACGGGCGGCTCCACTTTGGCCATTAATGCAAGTGTTCAACAGTCGGCCAGCAATATGGCAATAAGTTCCACAATCCCCGCAAATCCTTTAGAGCTAAATAGACGAATGGGTGCAATACTTGAGACAGCTTTACAACGAGCTCCAATTGTCCTCATAAAAGCTGGCAAGCTATTGGAGGCAATTGATCGTTATCGTGCTATGCTAAATGCAATCGAAACCAAAACTACACAATCTCTGCGTTTGACATTGTCCCGGCAATTGGCGGAAGTGTTGTTGAGAGGTGTTTCCGGAACCATATATACTGCACCATTCCAAAAAAAGCAGGGAACTGGCTCCACATTAAAGTCAGGAGGTACTTCCAAGAAATTATGGAAACCTAGACGATACGCTGCTAGGAATCAATTTGTACCACGTAATCAGCAAGAAGAAACAattcttcttttgctcatagctGAAGCATTGGCGGTAAGGGATACAGTATTATCTCAAAGCCCTGAATTTAAAGTTGCTCGGACTCATGCTATGGGAAATGCCACTGCAGTATACGATCTTCTAACTTTGGCCACAGTACGTTGGGGACTTGTGCAATTATTGAATGAATCATTCGAGAAAGCATTGAAATTCTCATTTGGAGAACAACATGTTTGGCGTCAGTATGGTATTTCTCTTATGGCTGCTGGGAAGAATATGCACGCTTTAAGGGTATTACAGGAATCAATGAGGCTTAATACCAGTGATCATTTGCCTTGTTTATTGGCtgcaaaattgtgtttcgaGTCACTAGGTTTGATTAAAGAAGGTTTGGACTATGCCCAACAGGCTTTGAAAAGAGAAACCAAAG GTTTAAGACCCTCAAGATCTCAACTATATGTCGGCATTGGTTATCAGCAATTGGCCATACAGAGTATGCTTAAAGTTGAAAAGgaaaactataacaaattaGCTCTTGAAGCCCTAGAAAAAGCTGTACAGAATGATGGCAATGATCATTTGTGCGAATACTATTTATCCCTTCAATACGCTCTTCTCAATAACATTCCCGAAGCTATGACGCATATACGTTTTGCTTTAGCACTACGTACAGAACATGCTCCAAGTTTACATTTATTTGCTCTATTATTGACTGCTTCTCGTCGCCCGCGAGAGGCTTTGGTGGTCACTGAAGATGCATTGGAGGAATTTCCTGATAATTTAAATCTTCTGCATGTAAAAGCTCATTTGCAGTTGTACTTACAGGATGCTGAAATAGCATTGGCTACAGTTCAGCGTATGCTTGCTATATGGCGAGAATTGTACGAAGGACAAGTGAATGTTGAAGAGGAGAAACATTCCGATACTAAAAGTTTAATATTACACGTACCATCATCACAAATGTCGGATAAAGATTCAA TGTCTCGCGTGGAACAAGCTTTAAGTGAGGCAGCAAGTTCCTTGAGTTCGTTTACACCTAAACCTGGACCCCAAAGACCCTGGATGATACAAATTAAG ATTTGGTTACTTTTGGCCGATGTTTATTTGACGATAGAACAACCAGCAGAAGCTCTAAACTGCATACATGAAGCTTCACAAATATATCCATTATCGCATCAGATCATGTATATG CGTGGACTTGTTTGTGTTTTCCAAGAACAGTGGAATGAGGCTAAGCAATGCTTCTTAAATGCAGTTGCTGCTAACCCAAATCACACCGAAGCCCTGCGAGCTTTGGGCGAAACACATCATGTTTTAGGTGAACCTCGTTTGGCAGAGAAATTACTCAAAGATGCAGCTAAAATAGATCCAAGCTGTCCCAAAATATG GTTTGCTCTGGGGAAAGTCTTAGAAAGTTTAGGCGAATTTACAGCATCAGCGGATTGCATGGCCACAGCATTACAATTAGAACCCACATGTCCTATACTTCCATTTACTTCCATTGCTTTAACATTTGATTAA